The sequence ACGTCCCTGGAATTCTTCATCAAGCCTTTGACTCATCGCTAAACTAAGTGACTGTTAAGCTGATTAACAATCACCTATTCACTGATGGAAACAGAGGAGGCAGCCATAACACACAATGCAGTACAGCCAATCCCCCCTGAGAGCCGACTGCTGTAAGGTGACACTATTCACACTGCACAGTACGGAAAGTACACACGGCTTCTCTGTGAAAGAACTCTTTGTTTGGGAATATTAGCACCAGTCAGTCAAATGTTCAAAGTTTGAGACACACAATCAGAGCTCCAACAAACTTTGACCTGTTTCCAGACCTTCATTCCAAAACGTGTAGCTTGAGTCATATGCTTCAGAATTTAATAGTGTGTTTCATTTGTACTCAGAAGTCGAATTTCCAAACTCGGAACACGGACAACCTAACAGTATCCCGAGTTCAAAACCCAATATGGCTGCCCTGTGCATCAACAGTTGTGAAAGCAGTAGTAACATACAGTTTATTAGCAattctgtcttatttgtgtctcactacACCAGTCATACACATAGTCCAACTGCAATTTGGATATTTGACTTGGTAACAAGGTGTTTGGTGCACATGTAAGGTTGGGCATAACCTTAACATGGTGCCTTCCCATTCTCCCTGCTGATTCCTCATGTCGGTATCAATTTTTGTCTTCATAAAAAGGTCAGTTTTTTGGTTTGGCAGCTTATAAAAATGGGTTATTTACTATGTTGGTAGTGTATCGTACCACACTGGAGCTTTTAggcattttctgttgtttgctagCAGAAGGAATTGAGGTGGCACCTTCATGCAATACAAAGTCAATGGAGAGCAGAAAGTTCTTTTCCCCTCCGGCAGGGGATGGGACCTAAATGCGTTCGGTCTCTATGGCCATGGAGAAATCTCAATTGTGATTGGTCACAGGGTGCATCTTACTTTCAGATATCAGCTCTCTAATTCTCATTTCAACTGCAGCTTCTAAACTGTAATATCTGATCCATGACAGGATAGGTGTCCATGCAATTATTCACTAACACAGAGAACAGTGCCTAAATATGAATACTGAATATTGTGATCTGGCATACAGCCATACTGTAAGCAAAAACAAGATGGCTAGCAATTGCTCTTTTCTGGACTCAATCCTTCCTGGACCACCTGTACCTTCTAAATATCCATCTCTAAATGTTGTTCTCAAATGGCTTGACTGCATGGCATTACACAAATGAGACCATGGCGACTAAATGGTTCATGTTGCTGTTTTTCAGCACAGGAAGGACTGTGTGGTGTTGCATTGACTGAAAGCAGCAAGTGGAAACCACAGCAGACACATGTGCCACTTTGAAGTGCTCTGACTGCTTATACACAGAAAGTCCTACAGCCGGTGCTGCTATGGTTTTTCCTTTACACACCACATGACAACTAGGTTAGCTAACACAAGTAGTGGCTGCCCACTGCTATTACAGACACAATGAACTTCCTAAATCAGTAAAgtcaactttaaaatgtttctatttATGTTTTGTATGCCTTAAATAAAGGGCTGACTCACAGAGAGCCAGGGTTTACTTGATTTGAAATGCTTAGTCTTAGGGGTTGGGAGAGGGGAATCAATGCAGCATAGTATTATGATATCTTCCGTGGCAACACTGTATCTGTAATAGATAGCACAGCAGTGCATACTTGTTAACATTTAATTGAGTTGGACTAGGCTGTAATACAAACAGTTCAGTTTGCCAGGTGCATACATGACTGATTTTGCAGCAATGAAATTAAAGTGAAATGAACAAATGgagaaacagatgttgacaaagatTTCCATTGGTCGCATTGTGGTCCTCCACAGAACTTGAGAATAAACTTGTAACCAGTGTTACTGTGTGAACAATTACAGCGTGAGATGGCTACAGCGGGATACAACAGAAACACTGAACAAATAGTCGACAAAATCCAGAAACTTCTAAAAGGACAGGGGCCGAAAAAGGAGGTTGCAATCTGATGGTCAAGTGTTCTAAGACTCAGACTGAGTGCACTGACTGGGGCACTGCTGTCACAGTGTCACTAATGTCAGATGAAAACACTACAAGTAAAGTTAAAGAAGCAACTTCCATTTTGTGCCAAGGTGACAGTCACAGTTTTTAATAATCTTTGTGTTCTTAACAAGAGCCGTTTAGAAAAAACAGTCAGGCAATGACAGCgagcacacacatgtacattgACGTAACAATGTGGGAATTCTGTGTTGACTTGACTTTAGGCAATATGCACAAGACTGTCAAGTGAGAACATGTCCTCGGACGGTTTTCCCTGACAGAGAGGTAAAAATGTTTTTCGATTTAGGTTTTTTGCTAAGTATGTTGCAAGATTTGACTCTAAATGGAGCAGCAAGTCAATGACAATGAGTCCCAAGACCAGGCTGTAACAGTAATGTGAttatagactgtaaaaataatggaccAGGCTTCCTagtctgaaaagtgaagccattGTGAAAGTACCTTAAAGCCGCGTTCTGTCAGAAGTCAGTTTCTGTAGAAGTTTATGAGAAAATGACCCTTCTCTCGTCTCACTTCATTGTTTTGAGTTTGTAATCTCAATTGCTATTTTTAggtcttcttcaatacagacAGATGttaattttgtaaattatggttgcatttattttaaaataggtgTTAAAGCAGGGCATGCTTTAAGGGTGTGGCTACAAGCCGACCTGTCAATCACACCAGAGGCTAtgcaatgctaaccatggccCTCTAGACACcgtacatttgtttttttcgtcctaaactttgacattctcactttgtttttttcactaacAATCTAAAATTCCCCAAATACCTGCAGGCCCATTATTCAAAGTTTACTTGGCAGGAATTGTGGaggactttatttattttattgtgaattATATAGAATCAGGGTTTGCATCTTTAACATGCAGCGCTCTTGATATATTTTGGCCCACGCtcatattatttaattatcaaTACCTGACATTAAGACAAAGAATTGGAACTCCATGGTACTGTTCTTGCATGTGTCGACAGCTGGATATCAGCAGATAGCGAAAGGAGGATTGTGCCCAAATGCTGACATTAACCAGCCTCCTACAGGCTGCTGAAATTCAAGCGTTCAGAGCAGAAGCACAGGCCTCGGACGGTTCTCCCTTTTTGTATTAGAGAAGGGATATTTAAGAAGCGGTTTCCATTAGTGGTTCTACACAGGCTCAATACTGACTACTGAAAGTGTTTTTCAAAAGATAAATAGGAAAATGATCCTAATACTTTTTGTTCATTAACAAATACCAGCCTATACTGACTTTACAAATCATATAAGCAAAGGAAAATTAGTGTTGCATACATAGGTTAACCATGGTTTGTGCCTCTCGTGTATTACTGTAGAGTCACAGAGCTAAGCATGCAGCTTTCTGAAAAATACCCATCAATCTTTGAAAAACCCAGAAGGTGGTTTAACATTTAGAATTCTCACAAAGACCCTGAATGTAAAAACAATCTTTCCGCAGAAAGGTTCCTTATTCAGGTAGAGGGAATTAACATATCTCCTTGCTCGTTTTGTGCATGATGTACAACATAAATGCGTAATatggaaaatataaaataattgaaaggagcatcaATATAGACAAGTATGACTgacaataaataatttaaatttgtaaATTTACATTGAGAAGGGAAATATGACATTTCCGGCTACGGTCTTTGTTTTGATCAatataaattaatacatttctttGGAAACATGTATAATGCAGCAAGCAGAATGTTTCTTTGGCCAGATTGCAAAAAGAGTCTTGGAGGATTCtgggaaaaggttttaaaatagCTTGTGTTTGTCTTGAAGAGAAAACAGGTGCTTAGCTCAGTGACATAATGTAATGGTACAGCATGAAAGGCAAAAACTGGGGCTAAATGTACCTTTACGTTAAGAAGTTTCAAGCATGTGCACTGAGGACAACGTGAACATCATATCTCTTAAAAAGTATTAATATGAACAGGGTATAAACAGCCTCGCGGAAGGTACCTGCCAACACTTTTAGAGTGCTtctctaaaaaaacaaagtggtcCTTTCGCTTTTCTTCAACTTGTTACCGCATGCCATGAAAGCATCCCAGGCTCTCAGCAGTCAAGGGTCAAGTCCACGAGAATGACACCAAGTAAAAGCAAAGACAGTTTTtaagaaaacaagcaaacaaccAAAAAGTGGAAGTACAAAGGAGGagctttttgttttctcatgtaTAAACCACACTTGGCTCAGTTTTCAGTTTCATTAGTCCATATGTCCAAAGACCAAAGGTACCATATTTGGGAACGAGACTCACCTCCAACCTCATCTGCCTTTTTCTTGCCCTCGTAATAAAGTCAGGTTCCTCCTCATTAAGCGGCTGCCATCCCagtccctctccccctcctccactGTCCTCCCCCCAGCCTCTCCCCCTACCAGCCTCTCTCCTGTCCTGGACGAGTCTTGTCTTAAAAGAGAGCCACCTGCTGCTACCATCAGGCCCTGGTTCTGTTGGCCTGGCTGGGGTTGGGCCGGCAGAGCCCGTGGGAACTGTTTAGCATCCAGCACGTCCTTGTACTGGATCTCAGGCCTGATCATCTTCAGACAGGCCGTCCTGGTGGCGTTGTCCAGCCCCAGCTGGAGCTCGTAGCCGAGAATTTTCACCAATCCGCTCTGGTACGGGCggatgtttttgtctctgatcCGGTGTGATTCTACAGGTTTTCCGCCATCCCTGAGACAAACCCGAGCCAAATCTTCCCGCCGCATCCTGAGAAGAGCTACTTCCTGCTCCATCTGGGAGTGACCAAACCTATTGATTTCCTCCCAGAAGGTTCGGTTGAAGGATTTATATAAATGCCAGTCCAGGGCATTCCATTGCCGCAACTTCTCCCGCTGTTCCTCCGTTACATTGGTCAGCGTTTTGGCTTGGGAACGTACCACTCTAGCACCAACGCCGGCCGCCGCagctgctttgcccacccagctCCCGCTCATCCCCCCGATGACACTGGGCTTCTGCTGCCGAGCATTCAGGCTGAATGAGACGACAGCGTCCAGTGGCCAGCAGAGGGCGTGTCTCAGCAGGATCATGGACTGGTCAAAGTATTCcgacaccagaatcagcttgAAAGTGCGGCGGATCATGGCCTCGGCACGCTGAGCCAGTGCCACAGAGAAATTAGCATTGTGGTCCATGCCAAAGTCAAACCACAACAGGTTCCGGGCGTAGTGGTTGTTGCGAAGGCGGGGGTCGTAGTATTTCTTAGGGTCGTCAGCAAAGTCCCCCAAGCTTTTGGCTTTCCGAAAAGCAGGCGCAACCTCTTTATAATAGGCAAAGGAGGACTCAGCCAGAGCAACTGGGTCCCTGATGATAGAGAAATAGAACGTGTCTGCAGGCATCACCTTCTCTGTCTaagaaacagaaaaggagaaCTTGAGTTACttggagtgttttaatccattGCAATTTAACTATAACTGttgtataatttgtttttttctgtaaaatgaTCACCAGTAGCCTCTGTCTGTCAGCACTATTAGGGAAAACTAACCTGATTTTCACGACACTTGGTGGAAAGGTGTGGCATGagccaaggaagaacccattacattttggagcagCTCCAAATCATGGGGCGGAtacacaaatacttttttcacttttggcTCGGTTTGCtttttgtcagcaggattacagaTGAAATATAGGCCCGGTTAACATGATATCAAACTTTGGTGCGGAATCCGAATGATGGGGCAGATACACAAATCAAGTTTTGTTAACATTACGAGATAgggcatgtgttgtattcaagGGGTGCCGGACTATATGGAAAAATTAGTTCCCGACTGGGAAAATTCAGATAATGCTTCCTCATGCTTCCTGTCACACCACAGCCACCAACCAAAGGTCCATCTCAGGGCTGCCACTGCAAGATgtaaacaacagaaacacagaacGTGTGAGGAGACCCCATTActaagctaactttagctaatgTTGCAGACTGTTGGTGCAGTAGGGGAGCTGAAGAGAAGTTATGGACCTCCTTGTCAAAGACAAATGTAATCCCGGAAAAAAATGTTCCCTCAAAACGTAATTGTGAATGCAGTTTAGTTGTAGGGGAAAGTAATTTTAAGGAGACAGGGCTGCTTTATATTACAATGTATAGGGCTGGGTACGGAATTTAATCATTTTTAGGCATTGACTGAATTGCTTCTGAAGTATCAGGTGTCAAAAAATgtctcgtcattcaataccaaattccAATAcataaggagtaaatctcatcagagtcagtgagccaataagcatgcagcatgcttctaccaagatacATTTTGAACAAAACCCAGCCCTAACAATGTATCCTTATTGTTTCAGAACATCCCATTATCAACATCCCACAGTCACACCActtcccccctctcctctcttgaATAACTCACCTCAGCCTTATTAAATCTCATGTGATTGCCCATGATGTGGAACTCCACGGCTCTAGGACCTCTGTAACCTTTGACCCTGTGAGCGTTGAATGGTAGTGGGTAGCCCAGCTGGTAGCCCAGTGGCAGGGCGAAGCGCAGGTCACGCTCATCCCCAAAGCGGTACAGCATGTTGAGCACAGTGCTGCTGGCCGTCTTATGTGTCTTGAGGAACATGATGTGGGTGTGGGGCTGACAGGAGCCCAGTGAGGGCCCCTGGGCATCGGGGGAAGAGAAGATGGAGCGACCGGCTGACTGGACACTGCTGAACAACAGGGAAAAGGTAGGGAGCAGTTTAACTTCAGATTTCACATGTGTAGAAAATCCTACAAACGCAGCAAATGACCAAATGACTCCATAAAATGGTTAAGGTGTTGCTTTTAGTGATGAacctacagagaattatcaACATCTCTGtagttcccctcagctctacaGGGCATTTAGTTCCTTTTTGCTTCGGTTTTCTGATAAAATCTCATTAACTAggtttccagcagcagcaggcagctcTTTTAGTG comes from Etheostoma spectabile isolate EspeVRDwgs_2016 chromosome 19, UIUC_Espe_1.0, whole genome shotgun sequence and encodes:
- the gal3st4 gene encoding galactose-3-O-sulfotransferase 4 isoform X3, producing the protein MLRWLVCGRLGPVWMWKALLLFVAIGFAGQLLGVIFNKSSVQSAGRSIFSSPDAQGPSLGSCQPHTHIMFLKTHKTASSTVLNMLYRFGDERDLRFALPLGYQLGYPLPFNAHRVKGYRGPRAVEFHIMGNHMRFNKAETEKVMPADTFYFSIIRDPVALAESSFAYYKEVAPAFRKAKSLGDFADDPKKYYDPRLRNNHYARNLLWFDFGMDHNANFSVALAQRAEAMIRRTFKLILVSEYFDQSMILLRHALCWPLDAVVSFSLNARQQKPSVIGGMSGSWVGKAAAAAGVGARVVRSQAKTLTNVTEEQREKLRQWNALDWHLYKSFNRTFWEEINRFGHSQMEQEVALLRMRREDLARVCLRDGGKPVESHRIRDKNIRPYQSGLVKILGYELQLGLDNATRTACLKMIRPEIQYKDVLDAKQFPRALPAQPQPGQQNQGLMVAAGGSLLRQDSSRTGERLVGGEAGGRTVEEGERDWDGSRLMRRNLTLLRGQEKGR
- the gal3st4 gene encoding galactose-3-O-sulfotransferase 4 isoform X1, which produces MIFRRRARMLRWLVCGRLGPVWMWKALLLFVAIGFAGQLLGVIFNKSSVQSAGRSIFSSPDAQGPSLGSCQPHTHIMFLKTHKTASSTVLNMLYRFGDERDLRFALPLGYQLGYPLPFNAHRVKGYRGPRAVEFHIMGNHMRFNKAETEKVMPADTFYFSIIRDPVALAESSFAYYKEVAPAFRKAKSLGDFADDPKKYYDPRLRNNHYARNLLWFDFGMDHNANFSVALAQRAEAMIRRTFKLILVSEYFDQSMILLRHALCWPLDAVVSFSLNARQQKPSVIGGMSGSWVGKAAAAAGVGARVVRSQAKTLTNVTEEQREKLRQWNALDWHLYKSFNRTFWEEINRFGHSQMEQEVALLRMRREDLARVCLRDGGKPVESHRIRDKNIRPYQSGLVKILGYELQLGLDNATRTACLKMIRPEIQYKDVLDAKQFPRALPAQPQPGQQNQGLMVAAGGSLLRQDSSRTGERLVGGEAGGRTVEEGERDWDGSRLMRRNLTLLRGQEKGR
- the gal3st4 gene encoding galactose-3-O-sulfotransferase 4 isoform X4, with product MLRWLVCGRLGPVWMWKALLLFVAIGFAGQLLGVIFNKSVQSAGRSIFSSPDAQGPSLGSCQPHTHIMFLKTHKTASSTVLNMLYRFGDERDLRFALPLGYQLGYPLPFNAHRVKGYRGPRAVEFHIMGNHMRFNKAETEKVMPADTFYFSIIRDPVALAESSFAYYKEVAPAFRKAKSLGDFADDPKKYYDPRLRNNHYARNLLWFDFGMDHNANFSVALAQRAEAMIRRTFKLILVSEYFDQSMILLRHALCWPLDAVVSFSLNARQQKPSVIGGMSGSWVGKAAAAAGVGARVVRSQAKTLTNVTEEQREKLRQWNALDWHLYKSFNRTFWEEINRFGHSQMEQEVALLRMRREDLARVCLRDGGKPVESHRIRDKNIRPYQSGLVKILGYELQLGLDNATRTACLKMIRPEIQYKDVLDAKQFPRALPAQPQPGQQNQGLMVAAGGSLLRQDSSRTGERLVGGEAGGRTVEEGERDWDGSRLMRRNLTLLRGQEKGR
- the gal3st4 gene encoding galactose-3-O-sulfotransferase 4 isoform X2, with product MIFRRRARMLRWLVCGRLGPVWMWKALLLFVAIGFAGQLLGVIFNKSVQSAGRSIFSSPDAQGPSLGSCQPHTHIMFLKTHKTASSTVLNMLYRFGDERDLRFALPLGYQLGYPLPFNAHRVKGYRGPRAVEFHIMGNHMRFNKAETEKVMPADTFYFSIIRDPVALAESSFAYYKEVAPAFRKAKSLGDFADDPKKYYDPRLRNNHYARNLLWFDFGMDHNANFSVALAQRAEAMIRRTFKLILVSEYFDQSMILLRHALCWPLDAVVSFSLNARQQKPSVIGGMSGSWVGKAAAAAGVGARVVRSQAKTLTNVTEEQREKLRQWNALDWHLYKSFNRTFWEEINRFGHSQMEQEVALLRMRREDLARVCLRDGGKPVESHRIRDKNIRPYQSGLVKILGYELQLGLDNATRTACLKMIRPEIQYKDVLDAKQFPRALPAQPQPGQQNQGLMVAAGGSLLRQDSSRTGERLVGGEAGGRTVEEGERDWDGSRLMRRNLTLLRGQEKGR